The sequence below is a genomic window from Gossypium hirsutum isolate 1008001.06 chromosome A11, Gossypium_hirsutum_v2.1, whole genome shotgun sequence.
TAATCTTACAGCATGCTTAGGTTGCATGCTTGGAAGATGCTTCAAGCATTGATCTTACCTTGCTTACACGATCACATCTTTCTCGATCCTTCGATACCACAGCACCTCCCAAACCATAACTAAGTAAATATTAGAAAGGAATTAGTTGAATTCTGTGATCAAAACAGTAAGCGGCTTTTCTAGTCTGGGGAGTGGAGGTCAGAATTGGTTAAAAGGATAGAGGAAGGacaaaataaattactaaatcaCACTCCATTCTCATTGTCGATATGGAAGGATCAACTCATTGGATTGTATATCTTAACTTACTGGGTATCATTTGCCAATTCAATGGCTTCTTCTTCGGTGGTAAATGTTTTGACACAAAGAACAGGTCCAAAAACTTCTTCTCTCCATATTTGCATGGAGGTTGTTACATCAGTGATGATGGTTGGTTCAACAAAGAATCCTTTCTTTAAATGCTGGCAAGCATTTGAATAAGAAATGGTGAAGGATTTTGAAAAATGGTGAAGGATTTTAAAAGGAGAATAATGCCAATAATTAAGAAGCAGACAATTATACCTTAGGACGATTCCCACCATACAAAATAGTTGCTCCCTCACCCTTAGCATTTGAAATGAAATTCATTACTTTCTCGTACTGCAGCaaattaatcaaatattaattcgaaaatttattttccaaatatgaaaccTTAGATATTACCAACAGTTGTATTTTGAGTTACATcagttaaaataattttcatccaACATAAATATATAgttaaaataatgaaatgatacCTGCCCTCTACTAACAATGGGGCCAAGCTTGCAACCTTCTTCCAAGGgatctgaaattttaatgttcTCACTCCATTTCACAAGCCTGTCCAAAAATTCTGCCGCAATACTTTCCTGTCAAACAAATAACAAGCTTTGCCTCGTCATGAAttggaaatagaaaaaattatatataacaaaACCACGAAGACATGCTACAGGTTTAGTTCAAGAACTCATGACAGCAGAATCTTAGTGTTCCCTTCTTGGATCTAAAGTGTGACTTTGACTTGAatcataataacaataattttcatCCAACCACGTTCCCATACAAGAAGAGTTATGGAGTTATGAGGAAGGAGAAATAGAATAATTTCCATGACAACTCCTGTTTTAGGAGCTTATCAGAAAGGTAAAAATAACAATGAAACATGGAGCCACTAAAGAGATTTGTTCATACTTATTCAAAGCTAGATAATGCACAAACTACCGCATCCACAAGAGGAAGGAAGGATGGAAGAGTCCATGAGGTTGGGATGGTTTCTGTTTTCTCTAGGCTGCCGATATCTTTGGAGTACTTCCATAACATAGTAATGCTTGTCCaatggtgtttggaaatttttgaatttatgcTTACGAGGGTTGGTTTCCTGGATTAGGTACTTGCTAAAGTGGACCCAAAAGTAATGCTTGGCTAACGTGCCTAGTCTAGCCAGTTTATCAGTTTATGAAAGGACTGGACTGGTTCCCCTCTTTGTTGTGGTAAGTGTGAACAAGGTAATATTAAAACAGTTTTTTCTTATGTATCATAACCTCAAGCCACatgtaatatgaaattaaaaaaatatatattattaactaaaaaggacAAAATGGGTCCAGGACTTACATGCACAATGAGGCGTGATGTTGCACTGCAGATCTGGCCATTTGTATAAAAGCAACCGAATATGGTCCACTCAACAGCTATTACAAGCACAGGTGACTAAATTAGAAACTGAATAAAGAGACTATTTTTCTGCATTGACAGTTTCATATGAGTAAAATATGAACAATCAATTCTGATGAGATATACAGGCAACATGAAGGCTTAAAAGTGATTCACATGGCACTAACCCTTATCAATGTCAACATCCTCAAACACAACTATTGGACCTTTGCCACCAAGCTCCAAGGTAACAGGCTGCCGTAGAAACGACAAAGAAGATTTTACGCACAGGATCATAAAAAAGAACTCAGTGATCATATGCTAGAACTTCAACAAACCTTGACCCTTTGAGCAGCAGCTGTCATTATCTTAACCGCTGTGACTGTGCTTCCAGTAAATGAAATCTGTTAGCAACAAATTATCAGCGACTAGAATTGAAATAATTTCCAATCATCTAATGAAATTCAGTCTTGGAGAAAGGATCATTGGAAAAAATGATCAATATTGATTTAACCTTGTCAACATGGGGATGAGATGCCAAAGATGCACCAGCTTCAGGGCCTAGTCCGGGCAGAATGT
It includes:
- the LOC107924276 gene encoding betaine aldehyde dehydrogenase 2, mitochondrial isoform X2, whose protein sequence is MKNLRCPFKQNIKQSLLLTMILIKERKPVLAKLETVDCGKPLSESEADMDDVIGCFEYYADLAEGLDAKQKAPISLPMKTFKSYVIREPIGVVALIVPWNYPLLMATWKVAPALAAGCAAILKPSELASVTCLELGEVCREVDLPAGVLNILPGLGPEAGASLASHPHVDKISFTGSTVTAVKIMTAAAQRVKPVTLELGGKGPIVVFEDVDIDKAVEWTIFGCFYTNGQICSATSRLIVHESIAAEFLDRLVKWSENIKISDPLEEGCKLGPIVSRGQYEKVMNFISNAKGEGATILYGGNRPKHLKKGFFVEPTIITDVTTSMQIWREEVFGPVLCVKTFTTEEEAIELANDTHYGLGGAVVSKDRERCDRVSKLLQNGAVWVNCSQPCFCQAPFGGTKWSGFGRELGEWGLESYLSVKQVTEYVSDEQWGWYQPPKQ